Proteins encoded by one window of Clostridium perfringens:
- a CDS encoding glycine--tRNA ligase, with translation MAVEKTMDKIVALCKNRGFIFPGSEIYGGLANSWDYGPLGVEFKNNVKRAWWKKFVQESKYNVGLDSAILMNREVWVASGHVGGFSDPLMDCKECKARFRADKLVEDHMTANGAEVATADGWSNEELMDYITKNNIVCPKCGKLNYTDIRKFNLMFKTFQGITEDSKNEVYLRPETAQGIFVNFKSVQRTTRKKVPFGIAQIGKSFRNEITPGNFTFRTREFEQMELEFFCKPGTDLEWFNFWKDSCWNFLLNLGMKEENIRMRDHGEEELSFYSNATSDIEYLFPFGWGELWGIADRTDYDLNKHAEHSGQDMTYLDPTTNEKYVPYVIEPSLGADRVALAFLVEAYDEEELEGANGKVDVRTVMHLHPALAPFKAAILPLSKKLSEKADEVYAELSKHFNVDYDETGSIGKRYRRQDEIGTPFCITVDFDTLEDGCVTVRDRDNMEQQRVKIEDVRAIIEKSLEF, from the coding sequence ATGGCAGTAGAAAAAACTATGGATAAAATAGTAGCCTTATGTAAAAACAGAGGATTTATATTCCCAGGTTCAGAAATATACGGTGGACTTGCAAACTCATGGGATTACGGCCCACTAGGAGTTGAATTCAAAAATAACGTAAAAAGAGCTTGGTGGAAAAAGTTTGTTCAAGAGAGCAAATATAATGTTGGATTAGATTCAGCTATATTAATGAATAGAGAAGTTTGGGTTGCATCAGGTCACGTTGGTGGATTCTCAGATCCTCTAATGGATTGTAAAGAATGTAAAGCTAGATTCAGAGCAGATAAATTAGTTGAAGATCATATGACTGCAAACGGAGCAGAAGTTGCTACAGCTGATGGATGGAGCAATGAAGAGTTAATGGACTACATAACTAAGAATAACATAGTTTGTCCAAAATGTGGAAAATTAAACTACACAGATATAAGAAAGTTCAACTTAATGTTTAAAACTTTCCAAGGAATAACTGAAGACAGTAAAAACGAAGTATATTTAAGACCAGAAACTGCTCAAGGTATATTCGTAAACTTTAAATCAGTACAAAGAACTACAAGAAAGAAAGTACCATTTGGTATAGCTCAAATTGGTAAATCTTTCAGAAACGAAATAACTCCAGGTAACTTCACTTTCAGAACTAGAGAGTTCGAACAAATGGAGCTTGAGTTCTTCTGTAAACCAGGAACTGATTTAGAATGGTTCAACTTCTGGAAAGATAGTTGTTGGAACTTCCTATTAAACTTAGGAATGAAAGAAGAAAACATAAGAATGAGAGATCATGGAGAAGAAGAATTAAGCTTCTACTCAAATGCTACTTCAGATATAGAATACTTATTCCCATTTGGATGGGGAGAACTTTGGGGAATAGCTGATAGAACAGACTATGACTTAAATAAGCATGCTGAACACTCAGGTCAAGACATGACTTACTTAGACCCAACAACAAATGAAAAATATGTACCATATGTTATAGAGCCATCATTAGGAGCAGACAGGGTTGCATTAGCATTCTTAGTTGAAGCTTATGATGAGGAAGAATTAGAAGGAGCTAATGGAAAAGTAGATGTAAGAACAGTTATGCACTTACACCCAGCTTTAGCACCATTTAAGGCTGCTATATTACCACTTTCTAAGAAATTATCAGAAAAAGCTGATGAAGTATATGCAGAACTTAGCAAACACTTCAATGTTGATTATGATGAAACAGGAAGTATCGGTAAGAGATATAGAAGACAAGATGAAATAGGAACTCCATTCTGTATAACAGTTGACTTCGATACTTTAGAAGATGGATGTGTAACTGTAAGAGACAGAGATAACATGGAACAACAAAGAGTTAAAATAGAAGATGTAAGAGCTATAATAGAAAAGAGCTTAGAATTCTAG
- a CDS encoding M20/M25/M40 family metallo-hydrolase — MINEKRVLESFLDYIQIDSETYEEGNFAKRLEKDLMEAGLEVEFDNSGEKIGSNTGNLIAKLKGNVEGETILFACHMDTVKPGKGIKPIIKDGVIYSDGTTILGGDDKGGIAAIVEALRVIKENNIDHANIEVVFTIAEETGLLGAKNLDYSKISAKKAFLFDTSGDPGFITTIGPAHDTLKVTIKGKPAHAGVSPEDGISAISIASDAIANMKLLRVDKDTTANIGKISGGVANNVVCPEVIIDAEARSTVTEKLDAQTKHMVETFKASAEKFGGEVNIEVNRMYGAFVIDDNEDIVLHAKRAFKKLGINGETKASGGGSDTNIFNCNGIKAVNLSSGERKPHTLEEHMKIEDLGTISKVVLELVKESINK, encoded by the coding sequence ATGATAAATGAAAAAAGAGTTTTAGAAAGTTTTTTAGATTATATCCAAATAGATAGCGAAACTTATGAAGAAGGTAATTTTGCTAAAAGATTAGAAAAGGATTTAATGGAAGCTGGATTAGAAGTTGAATTTGATAACAGTGGAGAAAAAATAGGTTCAAATACAGGAAACTTAATAGCTAAATTAAAAGGTAATGTAGAAGGAGAAACTATTCTTTTTGCATGTCATATGGATACTGTTAAACCTGGTAAAGGAATAAAGCCAATAATAAAAGATGGAGTTATATATAGTGATGGGACAACTATATTAGGTGGAGACGATAAAGGTGGAATAGCTGCTATAGTTGAAGCTTTAAGAGTAATAAAAGAAAACAACATAGACCATGCTAATATAGAAGTTGTATTTACAATAGCTGAAGAAACAGGTCTTTTAGGAGCTAAAAATTTAGATTATTCAAAAATAAGTGCAAAAAAAGCATTCCTTTTTGATACAAGTGGAGACCCAGGATTTATAACTACAATAGGACCTGCTCATGATACTTTAAAGGTTACTATAAAGGGAAAACCTGCACATGCTGGAGTTTCACCTGAAGATGGAATAAGTGCAATTTCCATAGCTTCAGATGCTATAGCAAACATGAAACTTTTAAGAGTAGATAAAGATACTACTGCTAATATAGGAAAAATTTCAGGAGGAGTTGCTAATAATGTAGTTTGTCCTGAAGTAATAATAGATGCGGAAGCAAGAAGTACCGTTACAGAAAAATTAGATGCTCAAACAAAACATATGGTAGAAACTTTTAAAGCTTCTGCTGAAAAATTTGGTGGAGAAGTTAATATAGAAGTAAATAGAATGTATGGTGCTTTTGTTATAGATGATAATGAAGATATAGTTTTACATGCAAAGAGAGCATTTAAAAAGTTGGGAATAAATGGAGAAACTAAAGCCTCAGGTGGTGGAAGTGATACAAATATATTTAACTGTAATGGAATAAAGGCTGTCAATCTTTCAAGTGGTGAAAGAAAGCCTCATACTTTAGAGGAACATATGAAAATTGAAGATTTAGGAACAATATCAAAAGTGGTTCTTGAATTAGTTAAAGAAAGTATAAATAAATAA
- a CDS encoding S66 family peptidase yields the protein MSMSFLNKGDKIGIISCSNGLSIKNKNIIEELKLNLKSLYIDMVEGDTLYAKEYNLFSGTGEEKARALEKLFLDKDIKMIFDISGGDLANEVLDFLDFNLIKENPKPFFGYSDLTVLLNAIYSQCDITTYNYQLRNLIGKFKEEQMQNFKASFIEGKEDIFNLDYKWINGSYLEGIVVGGNIRCLLKLAGTKYMPNFKDKILFLESFSGNSAKMVTYITQYKNLGVFNEVKGIILGEFTEMERENLKPDIVEILKRVIGEINIPILKTRDLGHGADAKCIPIGKYLIFK from the coding sequence ATGAGTATGAGTTTTTTAAATAAAGGAGATAAAATAGGGATAATAAGTTGTTCAAATGGACTTAGCATAAAAAATAAAAACATAATAGAGGAATTAAAACTTAATTTAAAAAGTTTATATATAGATATGGTTGAAGGAGATACACTATATGCAAAAGAATATAATCTTTTTAGTGGGACAGGAGAAGAAAAAGCTAGAGCCTTAGAAAAATTATTCTTAGATAAAGATATAAAAATGATTTTTGATATTTCTGGTGGAGACTTAGCTAATGAAGTCCTAGATTTTTTAGACTTTAATTTAATAAAAGAAAATCCTAAACCTTTCTTTGGATATAGTGATTTAACAGTATTGCTTAATGCTATATATTCTCAGTGTGATATAACCACTTATAATTATCAATTAAGAAATTTAATTGGTAAATTTAAAGAAGAGCAAATGCAAAATTTTAAGGCTTCTTTTATAGAAGGAAAAGAAGATATATTTAACTTAGATTATAAATGGATAAATGGAAGTTATCTTGAAGGAATAGTTGTTGGTGGTAATATAAGATGTTTATTAAAATTAGCAGGTACAAAATATATGCCTAATTTTAAAGATAAAATATTATTTTTAGAAAGTTTTAGTGGAAATTCAGCTAAGATGGTAACCTATATAACTCAATATAAAAACTTAGGTGTTTTTAATGAGGTAAAAGGAATAATATTAGGTGAGTTTACTGAAATGGAAAGAGAGAATTTAAAGCCTGATATAGTAGAAATATTAAAGAGAGTTATAGGAGAAATTAATATTCCAATATTAAAAACAAGAGACCTTGGACATGGTGCAGATGCTAAATGTATTCCTATAGGAAAATATTTAATCTTTAAATAA
- a CDS encoding NAD(P)-dependent oxidoreductase: MTVNEQNLKEEALRCLMCKNPRCKANCPISTPIPEVIGLFKEDKIKEAGKILFENNPLSVVCSIVCPHENQCKGNCIKGIKETPVNFSEIEREISEEFLDNLELTQDTILEDKIAIIGGGPAGITAAFILAKKGYQVTIFDENDKIGGVLRYGIPEFRLSRDIIDKYEEALLKLNVKIRPNTLIGTVITLDMLKSDGYKAIFIATGVWNPKTLNVKGETLGNVHYAIDYLKAPKSYNLGERVVVIGAGNVAMDAARTAKRNGADTYVLYRKSFEDMPATKVEIEEAKEDGVKFELYKSPLEIYEDGVKYIQTERVISEDGRVSFKTLEGSEGVFKCDSIIVAISQAPRTNIVSSSRDLSTDKYGLVVTDEKGITTLNGVFASGDVVSGPKTVVEAVANSKKVAHAIDEFCKNN, from the coding sequence ATGACAGTAAATGAGCAAAACTTAAAAGAAGAAGCTTTAAGATGCTTAATGTGCAAAAATCCAAGATGCAAGGCTAATTGCCCAATAAGTACACCTATTCCAGAGGTAATAGGATTATTTAAAGAAGATAAAATAAAAGAGGCTGGGAAAATTTTATTTGAAAACAATCCTTTATCAGTAGTTTGTTCCATAGTATGTCCTCATGAAAATCAATGTAAGGGGAATTGTATAAAAGGAATAAAGGAAACACCAGTAAACTTTAGTGAAATAGAGAGAGAAATATCAGAAGAGTTTTTAGATAATCTAGAACTTACTCAAGATACTATTTTAGAAGATAAAATTGCTATAATAGGTGGAGGTCCTGCGGGAATAACAGCTGCATTTATATTAGCTAAAAAGGGATATCAAGTAACAATATTTGATGAAAATGATAAAATTGGTGGAGTATTAAGATATGGAATACCAGAATTTAGACTTTCTAGAGATATAATAGATAAATATGAAGAGGCACTTCTTAAGTTAAATGTTAAAATAAGACCTAACACTTTAATAGGAACAGTTATAACTTTAGATATGTTAAAAAGTGATGGTTATAAAGCGATATTTATAGCAACTGGAGTTTGGAATCCTAAGACTTTAAATGTTAAGGGAGAAACTTTAGGCAATGTTCACTATGCTATAGATTATTTAAAAGCACCAAAATCATATAATCTTGGAGAGAGAGTAGTTGTAATTGGGGCTGGAAATGTTGCAATGGATGCTGCTAGAACTGCGAAGAGAAATGGTGCAGATACATATGTGCTTTATAGAAAAAGCTTTGAAGATATGCCAGCTACTAAGGTTGAAATAGAAGAGGCTAAGGAAGATGGCGTAAAATTTGAACTTTATAAGTCTCCTTTAGAGATTTATGAGGATGGAGTAAAATACATACAAACAGAGAGAGTAATTTCTGAGGATGGAAGAGTATCATTTAAAACCTTAGAAGGTAGTGAAGGTGTGTTTAAATGCGATTCAATAATAGTTGCTATAAGTCAGGCTCCTAGAACTAATATAGTATCTAGTAGTAGAGATCTTTCAACAGATAAATATGGCTTAGTAGTAACTGACGAAAAGGGAATAACAACACTTAATGGGGTTTTTGCTTCAGGAGATGTGGTAAGTGGGCCTAAGACTGTAGTTGAGGCAGTTGCAAATAGTAAAAAGGTTGCTCATGCTATAGATGAATTTTGTAAAAATAATTAA
- the hydE gene encoding [FeFe] hydrogenase H-cluster radical SAM maturase HydE gives MNTIIQKAKETHELSRDEIIALLKDDSINDELFKAADEVRKKYLGDEVHLRGLIEFTNICKRNCMYCGLRRDNKNLNRYRLSHEEIIDFAKKAVGYGYKTLVLQGGEDDYYTVERLVPIVKDLKALGVALTLSIGERPFEEYEALKKAGADRFLLRIETTDRELYEELDPGMSHENRIQCLKNLRKLGYEVGSGCLVGLPGQKIESLADDILFFKELDVDMNGIGPFIPNEDTPLKDAEGGQFELALKVMAIVRLLLPDINIPATTAMETLNKQGRVIALQCGANVVMPNVTEGEYRKLYALYPGKICTGDTPAHCRGCISGKIRGIGRIVSDGPGFRANGFKTKTR, from the coding sequence ATGAATACTATTATACAAAAAGCAAAAGAAACTCATGAACTTTCAAGAGATGAAATTATAGCATTATTAAAAGATGATTCTATAAATGATGAACTTTTTAAAGCTGCTGATGAAGTTAGAAAAAAATACCTTGGTGATGAAGTACATTTAAGAGGACTTATAGAATTCACTAATATATGTAAAAGAAACTGTATGTATTGTGGACTTAGAAGAGATAATAAAAATCTTAATAGATATAGACTTTCTCACGAAGAGATTATAGATTTTGCAAAAAAAGCCGTTGGTTATGGATATAAAACCTTGGTTCTTCAAGGCGGTGAAGATGATTATTATACTGTTGAACGTTTGGTTCCTATAGTTAAAGATCTTAAAGCCTTAGGAGTTGCTTTAACATTAAGCATAGGCGAAAGACCTTTTGAAGAATATGAAGCCTTAAAAAAAGCTGGTGCTGATAGATTCCTTTTAAGAATTGAAACAACAGATAGAGAATTATATGAAGAACTTGATCCAGGTATGAGTCATGAAAATAGAATTCAATGTCTTAAAAACTTAAGAAAACTTGGATATGAAGTTGGAAGTGGCTGTCTTGTTGGTCTTCCTGGTCAAAAAATAGAATCCTTAGCTGATGATATTTTATTTTTCAAAGAACTTGATGTAGATATGAATGGTATAGGACCATTTATTCCAAATGAAGATACTCCACTAAAAGATGCTGAAGGTGGACAATTTGAACTAGCCTTAAAAGTAATGGCTATAGTTAGATTACTTTTACCTGATATAAATATTCCTGCTACAACAGCTATGGAAACATTAAATAAACAAGGAAGAGTAATAGCTCTTCAATGTGGAGCAAATGTAGTAATGCCTAACGTTACTGAAGGTGAATATAGAAAACTTTATGCCTTATATCCAGGTAAAATATGTACAGGCGATACACCTGCTCATTGTAGAGGATGTATCTCTGGAAAAATTAGAGGTATAGGTAGAATAGTTTCTGACGGACCTGGATTTAGAGCTAATGGATTTAAAACTAAAACTCGTTAA
- the murD gene encoding UDP-N-acetylmuramoyl-L-alanine--D-glutamate ligase codes for MKRDFNEFKEFIKGKNVAVVGIGVSNIPLIKFLVKLGAKVTAFDMKSAEELGGISKEFEILGVNLELGKGYLDRLTGFEVVFKTPSMRIDSEALVRCKNQGAYITSEMEEFVRYCKGKVYGVTGSDGKTTTTTIVSKLLSQEGYKTWTGGNIGTPLFSNIEEIKEEDKVVLELSSFQLMTMDVEIDVAIVTNITPNHLDMHKDMQEYIDAKKNVFKYQRENDLLVINDENEITKNLDKEAKGKVVRFSSKKTAGEDAYYKDGKLYVHGKEVCKKDDIIIKGMHNVENYLAAFLAVYDEVSIESMKKVAETFGGVHHRCEFIREVDGVKYYNDSIASTPTRTLAGLKAFEKPVILLAGGYDKHVPFEPLAYEGYEKIKAIVLFGVTKEKIKAAFKRLEEEKGIHVPVYSGESLEEVVNIAKSIAENGDIITLSPACASFDMFKNFEVRGDKFKEIVNNI; via the coding sequence ATGAAGAGAGACTTTAATGAGTTTAAAGAATTTATAAAGGGAAAAAATGTAGCAGTTGTAGGAATTGGGGTAAGTAACATACCTCTTATAAAGTTTTTAGTTAAACTAGGAGCTAAAGTAACTGCTTTTGATATGAAATCAGCTGAGGAGTTAGGTGGAATTTCAAAAGAATTTGAAATATTAGGAGTAAATTTAGAACTTGGAAAAGGTTATTTAGATAGATTAACTGGATTTGAGGTTGTATTTAAAACACCATCTATGAGAATAGACAGTGAAGCTTTAGTAAGATGTAAAAATCAAGGCGCATATATTACTTCAGAGATGGAGGAATTCGTAAGATATTGTAAAGGTAAAGTTTACGGGGTAACTGGTAGTGATGGTAAAACAACAACTACAACAATAGTGTCTAAGTTATTATCACAAGAGGGATATAAAACTTGGACAGGAGGAAATATAGGTACTCCATTATTCTCAAACATAGAAGAAATAAAAGAAGAAGATAAAGTTGTATTAGAATTATCAAGTTTTCAGCTTATGACTATGGATGTTGAAATTGATGTAGCAATAGTTACTAATATAACTCCAAATCACTTAGATATGCATAAAGATATGCAAGAATATATTGATGCTAAGAAAAATGTTTTTAAATATCAAAGAGAAAATGATCTTTTAGTAATTAATGATGAAAATGAAATAACTAAAAATTTAGATAAAGAAGCAAAAGGAAAAGTTGTTAGATTTAGTTCAAAGAAAACAGCAGGAGAAGATGCATACTATAAAGATGGAAAGTTATATGTTCATGGTAAAGAAGTATGTAAAAAAGATGATATAATCATAAAGGGAATGCATAATGTAGAGAATTATTTAGCTGCATTCTTAGCTGTTTATGATGAAGTATCAATAGAATCAATGAAAAAGGTAGCAGAAACTTTTGGAGGAGTTCATCATAGATGTGAGTTCATAAGAGAAGTTGATGGAGTAAAATATTATAATGATTCTATAGCATCAACTCCAACAAGAACTTTAGCTGGATTAAAAGCTTTTGAAAAACCAGTTATACTTTTAGCAGGGGGATACGATAAACATGTACCTTTTGAGCCTTTAGCTTATGAAGGATATGAAAAAATAAAAGCTATAGTATTATTTGGAGTAACTAAAGAAAAAATAAAAGCAGCTTTCAAGAGATTAGAAGAGGAAAAAGGAATTCATGTACCAGTATACTCAGGAGAAAGCTTAGAAGAGGTAGTAAATATAGCTAAATCAATAGCTGAAAATGGAGATATAATAACACTTTCACCTGCTTGCGCAAGTTTTGATATGTTTAAAAACTTTGAAGTAAGAGGAGATAAGTTCAAGGAAATAGTAAATAATATATAA
- a CDS encoding S66 peptidase family protein, with product MVKFQKLKVGDTIGIVSPASGDSADVINYNISSFKNLGFKIKEGKYLRRKNDYLAASDKERAEDLMEMFKDKEVKAIVAYRGGYGCIRMLPYLDIGVIKKNPKILCGYSDLTVLLNYLSQKTGLITFHGPMINSKISSDEITKNSFLSLLTDESNLINISTKDFKVENKELFRGILCGGNLTMICSTLGTPYEINTRNKILMIEDVNEENYAIDRYLMQLKLSGKLDSCRAFLIGHFTPYNPKTINTILSILLPYKKPIIYNIPFGHDYPNITLPIGSSILFDTAKDKLIIKY from the coding sequence ATGGTGAAATTTCAAAAATTAAAAGTTGGTGATACTATAGGTATTGTTTCCCCTGCCAGTGGAGATAGTGCTGATGTAATAAACTATAATATATCCTCATTTAAAAATCTTGGCTTTAAAATTAAAGAAGGAAAATATTTAAGAAGAAAAAATGATTATCTAGCTGCTTCTGACAAAGAAAGAGCTGAAGATTTAATGGAGATGTTTAAAGATAAGGAAGTTAAAGCAATAGTAGCTTATAGAGGTGGGTATGGATGTATAAGAATGTTACCCTATTTAGATATAGGAGTAATTAAAAAAAATCCTAAAATTTTATGTGGCTATAGTGATTTAACAGTTCTCTTAAATTACTTATCTCAAAAGACAGGCTTAATAACATTTCATGGACCTATGATAAATTCTAAAATTAGTTCAGATGAAATAACTAAAAATAGCTTTCTATCACTGCTTACTGATGAGAGCAATTTAATTAACATATCTACAAAGGATTTTAAAGTGGAAAATAAGGAACTATTTAGAGGAATTCTTTGTGGTGGAAACCTAACTATGATATGTAGCACCTTAGGAACTCCTTATGAAATAAATACTCGAAATAAAATTCTCATGATTGAAGATGTAAATGAAGAGAATTATGCTATAGATAGATACTTAATGCAATTAAAACTTTCAGGTAAACTAGATTCTTGTAGAGCTTTTTTAATAGGACATTTCACACCGTATAATCCTAAAACAATAAATACTATACTTTCTATACTATTACCATATAAAAAACCAATTATATATAATATTCCTTTTGGTCATGACTATCCTAATATAACCTTACCAATAGGATCATCAATTCTTTTCGACACAGCTAAAGATAAACTAATAATAAAATATTAA
- a CDS encoding magnesium transporter CorA family protein, whose translation MIQIYKSLSENDGTLKKIASLEPGCWVNIIAPSQEELLLISKKTGVPLEFLRAPLDDEETSRIEIEGDFILIIVDIPFTEMEDNSLTYDTYPLAIIHTKNELITVCLKNSKVLTDFSSNKVRNFYSFKKSRFILQILNRVSTYYLLYLRQIDKKSIMIEKRLHKSMKNRELVQLHSLSKSLVYFSTSLKSNEITLEKMLKLDVIQRYEEDKDVLEDVIIENKQAIEMTDIYSNILGSTMDFFASVISNNLNIVMKVLASVTILMSTLTVISGIYGMNFDYLPLLHHPYGFHIIMTLSVILCGVIAFILYKKDMF comes from the coding sequence ATGATTCAGATATATAAATCTTTAAGTGAAAATGATGGGACTTTAAAGAAAATTGCTTCCCTTGAACCAGGTTGTTGGGTTAATATAATAGCACCTTCTCAGGAAGAATTACTTCTTATTTCTAAAAAAACAGGAGTTCCTTTAGAATTTTTAAGAGCACCTTTAGATGATGAAGAAACTTCTCGTATAGAAATTGAAGGAGATTTTATATTAATAATAGTCGATATTCCTTTTACAGAAATGGAGGATAACTCCTTAACATATGATACTTATCCATTAGCAATAATTCATACAAAAAATGAATTAATTACTGTATGCTTAAAAAATAGCAAGGTATTAACCGACTTCTCTTCAAACAAAGTTCGTAATTTTTACTCATTTAAAAAATCAAGATTTATTTTACAAATTCTAAACAGAGTTTCTACATATTATCTTTTATACTTAAGACAAATAGATAAAAAAAGTATTATGATAGAAAAGCGTCTTCATAAATCAATGAAAAACAGAGAGTTAGTACAATTGCACTCATTAAGTAAATCCTTAGTATATTTCTCAACATCCTTAAAATCTAATGAAATTACATTAGAAAAGATGTTAAAACTTGATGTTATTCAAAGATATGAAGAAGATAAAGATGTTTTAGAAGATGTAATAATAGAAAATAAACAGGCTATTGAGATGACTGATATTTATAGTAACATTCTAGGTAGTACCATGGACTTCTTTGCTTCTGTTATTTCTAATAACCTAAACATAGTGATGAAAGTCTTAGCTTCAGTTACAATCCTTATGTCTACCCTTACAGTTATCTCTGGTATATACGGAATGAACTTTGACTACTTACCACTATTACACCATCCATATGGGTTCCATATAATAATGACTTTATCTGTAATACTTTGTGGTGTAATAGCATTTATACTATATAAAAAAGATATGTTTTAA
- a CDS encoding zinc-binding metallopeptidase family protein, whose amino-acid sequence MRQEVISYLSTEKEALFNLCKFLHDNPEDSYKEYDACKYICNFLRDRDFDVREKFLDLDTAFYAKKGNGYPKICFLCEYDAIKSKGGHITGHNLLTTISITSALGLSKVIEKSGGTVILIGCPGEYLGGTKSTYVRQGIFDDIDVVLTTHPDIITSESGTSKAIIPLKVTFKGHDGLSFLDFDSFTSLDGTMLTFNVINALSKGFCKKANIHTILSQGGVTPLLRPVESEGKLYIRAESTKTAKCIENKIRNLIACISDTMNLESCVELYEPPNEELLSNQVLNRLYSHNLKENGIINIGKPRDIDAGLSLGTVSHKVPCIHPYINIVDNVNIDYGTKEFADATISSFAQEQALSASYALISTALDLIESDFLLSEVKETFNMSKENLY is encoded by the coding sequence ATGAGACAGGAAGTTATTTCTTATTTATCTACAGAAAAAGAAGCTCTCTTTAATCTTTGTAAATTTCTGCATGATAATCCTGAAGATAGTTACAAAGAATATGACGCTTGCAAATATATATGTAATTTCCTAAGAGATAGAGATTTTGATGTAAGAGAAAAATTTTTAGATTTAGATACTGCTTTCTATGCTAAGAAAGGAAATGGATACCCTAAAATATGCTTTTTATGCGAATATGATGCTATTAAATCTAAGGGAGGACATATAACAGGTCATAATCTTCTTACTACTATATCAATTACAAGTGCCTTAGGATTAAGCAAGGTAATTGAAAAGTCTGGTGGAACAGTAATATTAATAGGATGTCCTGGAGAATATTTAGGTGGAACTAAGTCTACTTATGTTAGACAAGGTATTTTTGATGATATAGATGTGGTATTAACAACTCACCCAGATATAATAACCTCTGAAAGTGGTACTTCAAAGGCAATTATACCTCTAAAAGTAACTTTTAAAGGTCATGATGGATTAAGTTTCTTAGATTTTGATAGTTTTACATCTTTAGATGGTACTATGCTAACTTTTAATGTAATAAACGCTTTATCTAAGGGCTTCTGTAAGAAAGCTAACATACACACTATTTTATCTCAAGGAGGCGTTACACCTCTTCTAAGACCTGTTGAATCAGAAGGTAAATTATATATAAGAGCAGAAAGCACCAAAACTGCAAAATGTATAGAAAATAAAATAAGAAACCTTATTGCTTGTATTTCTGACACAATGAACTTAGAAAGTTGTGTTGAACTTTATGAGCCACCTAATGAAGAGCTTTTATCTAATCAAGTATTAAATAGATTATATAGTCATAATTTAAAAGAAAACGGAATAATAAACATAGGAAAACCAAGAGATATAGATGCTGGTCTTTCATTAGGAACTGTAAGTCACAAGGTACCTTGTATTCATCCTTATATAAACATAGTTGATAATGTAAATATTGACTATGGAACTAAAGAATTTGCAGATGCAACAATATCATCCTTTGCTCAAGAACAAGCGCTTTCAGCTTCTTATGCCCTTATTTCAACAGCCTTAGATCTTATAGAAAGCGATTTTCTTCTTTCAGAGGTTAAAGAAACCTTCAATATGTCTAAGGAAAATTTATATTAA
- a CDS encoding sigma factor G inhibitor Gin yields the protein MNKSICIICGKEGHGIMIRGKLICTECEKKAISCDINSEFYEFYKNRLKEEVYKKKLG from the coding sequence ATGAATAAGTCAATTTGTATAATTTGTGGCAAAGAGGGTCATGGTATAATGATAAGAGGAAAATTAATATGCACAGAATGTGAGAAAAAAGCTATAAGTTGTGATATTAATAGTGAATTCTATGAGTTTTATAAAAATAGATTAAAAGAAGAAGTTTATAAGAAAAAATTAGGGTAA